Proteins found in one Rhodobacter capsulatus SB 1003 genomic segment:
- a CDS encoding ParB N-terminal domain-containing protein — protein sequence MTSMQPITAKPGSVTMEVTLDQIAESADFKFRADGIDATHKADLASTIRNTGAPLDPVLLWRAGPGEIGASGKLILLDGAHRLAAYRAVKWSQPIPAIVLVGTDRRDALGAALRANAKRTRGLSQAERMDAAWRLVREPVPRRYKVREIAAWADVARATVDNMRARFRVMQEEGIEITGSWARDRRTRDDANDAGLGQMTDAQRKAEIGKLAGDIRELLDRRKHPERPILREQQAIWEAIGEALGDNALKQMLDYLLGGEEEANEWLELARSGGDEAAEDVEDDDPDPQF from the coding sequence ATGACGTCGATGCAACCGATCACGGCGAAACCGGGTTCCGTCACCATGGAGGTGACCCTCGACCAGATTGCCGAAAGCGCCGACTTCAAATTCCGGGCGGATGGCATCGACGCGACCCATAAGGCGGACCTTGCGAGCACGATCCGAAACACGGGTGCGCCGCTCGATCCGGTGCTGTTGTGGCGAGCCGGGCCGGGCGAGATCGGGGCATCGGGCAAGCTGATCCTGCTCGACGGGGCGCACCGCCTTGCGGCCTATCGCGCGGTGAAGTGGTCGCAACCGATCCCGGCCATTGTCCTTGTCGGGACGGATCGCCGGGATGCCCTCGGCGCGGCGCTGCGGGCCAATGCGAAGCGCACAAGGGGGCTTTCTCAGGCCGAGCGGATGGATGCAGCATGGCGGCTTGTGCGCGAGCCTGTGCCGCGCCGCTACAAGGTCCGAGAGATCGCCGCTTGGGCCGATGTGGCGCGGGCAACGGTGGACAACATGCGGGCGCGGTTCCGGGTGATGCAGGAGGAAGGCATCGAGATCACCGGGTCTTGGGCGCGAGATCGCCGGACGCGGGATGATGCAAATGACGCCGGGCTTGGGCAGATGACGGACGCCCAGCGCAAGGCCGAGATCGGGAAACTGGCGGGGGACATTCGTGAACTTCTCGACCGTCGCAAGCATCCCGAACGGCCCATCCTGCGCGAACAACAGGCCATCTGGGAGGCGATCGGCGAAGCGCTTGGCGACAACGCGCTGAAGCAGATGCTCGATTACCTGCTCGGTGGCGAGGAGGAGGCGAACGAGTGGCTGGAGTTGGCGCGGTCGGGCGGTGACGAGGCGGCCGAGGACGTGGAAGACGACGACCCCGATCCGCAGTTCTGA
- a CDS encoding class I SAM-dependent DNA methyltransferase, producing the protein MYENAFNAIEKALRAEEGISNELDYVEQTSWVLFLKYLHDLEGERRDRAELEGKTYAPIIDGRYRWDRWAAPKKNGVFDHDTAMTGDDLVRFVDGELFPHLALFHDRATGPDTIEYKIGEVFTELRSKFRSGYILRDVLEIVDGLAFKTQADKHELSALYETRIRRMGNAGRNGGEYYTPRPLIRAMIAVVDPQIGETIYDGAVGSAGFLCEAYDYLRRPDLSASDYETLQRRTFYGQEKKSLAYVIGIMNMVLHGIEAPNIVHTNSLNENVLDIQEKDRHDIVLANPPFGGGERREVQQNFPIKSGETAYLFLQHFIRKLRAGGRAAVVIKNTFLSNTDNASVALRRELLDTCNLHTVLDCPQGTFQGAGVKTVVLFFEKGAPTERIWFYQLDPGRSLGKTNALNDDDMAEFVEMQRTFATGAKAWVVERTAVDASTCDLSVKNPNAPEAETLRAPEEIIEAILARDAETAEILERIRGLL; encoded by the coding sequence ATGTATGAGAACGCCTTCAACGCCATCGAAAAAGCCCTTCGTGCCGAGGAAGGTATCTCCAACGAACTCGACTATGTCGAGCAGACCTCGTGGGTGCTGTTCCTGAAATACCTGCACGACCTTGAGGGCGAGCGGCGGGATCGGGCCGAGTTGGAAGGCAAGACCTATGCCCCCATCATTGACGGGCGCTATCGCTGGGACCGTTGGGCGGCGCCAAAGAAGAACGGCGTGTTTGACCACGACACCGCCATGACCGGCGATGATCTGGTGCGCTTCGTCGATGGCGAACTGTTCCCGCATCTGGCGCTGTTCCACGACCGTGCCACCGGTCCCGACACGATCGAATACAAGATCGGCGAGGTTTTCACCGAACTGCGGTCCAAGTTCCGTTCGGGTTATATCCTGCGGGATGTGCTGGAAATCGTCGACGGGCTCGCCTTCAAGACCCAAGCCGACAAGCACGAACTCTCGGCGCTTTATGAAACCCGCATCCGCCGCATGGGCAATGCCGGGCGCAACGGCGGCGAATACTACACCCCCCGCCCGCTGATCCGGGCGATGATTGCCGTCGTCGATCCGCAGATCGGCGAGACGATCTATGATGGCGCCGTGGGTTCCGCCGGGTTCTTGTGCGAGGCGTATGACTATCTGCGCCGCCCCGACCTTTCGGCAAGCGACTACGAAACCCTGCAACGGCGCACCTTCTATGGGCAGGAGAAAAAGTCCCTCGCCTATGTCATCGGCATCATGAACATGGTGCTGCACGGGATCGAGGCGCCCAACATCGTCCACACCAACTCGCTCAACGAGAATGTGCTCGATATTCAGGAAAAGGACCGCCACGACATCGTCCTTGCCAACCCGCCCTTTGGCGGCGGCGAGCGGCGGGAGGTGCAGCAGAACTTTCCGATCAAATCGGGCGAGACCGCCTATCTGTTCTTGCAACACTTCATCCGCAAACTGCGGGCGGGCGGTCGGGCGGCGGTGGTGATCAAGAACACCTTCCTGAGCAACACCGACAACGCCAGCGTGGCGCTGCGCCGGGAACTGCTGGACACCTGCAACCTGCATACCGTGCTGGATTGCCCGCAGGGCACCTTTCAGGGCGCTGGCGTGAAAACCGTCGTGCTGTTCTTCGAGAAGGGCGCACCGACCGAGCGCATCTGGTTTTACCAACTCGATCCCGGGCGCAGTCTGGGCAAGACGAATGCGCTGAACGACGACGACATGGCAGAGTTTGTCGAGATGCAACGCACCTTCGCCACCGGGGCAAAGGCGTGGGTCGTCGAGCGCACGGCGGTGGATGCCAGCACCTGCGATCTGTCGGTCAAAAACCCGAACGCCCCCGAGGCAGAGACGCTGCGGGCCCCCGAAGAGATCATCGAGGCGATCCTTGCCCGGGATGCCGAGACGGCAGAGATCCTTGAGCGCATCCGGGGGCTGCTGTGA
- a CDS encoding ribonuclease H family protein, with protein sequence MKDEPLSNETTGAALPLPTCIIVYTDGSCQPNPGRGGYAAILCRYRDGREIKRAHIYGCKQQTTNNEMEMRAAVEALKLIRKGEKMPAFIRSDSKYLIDGKNEWLPGWITKGWRKADGKEPENVALWREIVELCDGLDVTFEWVRGHSDDRMNAEADQLAAKGRAQRKPRVIEVMEGELA encoded by the coding sequence ATGAAGGACGAACCTTTGAGCAACGAAACGACCGGGGCCGCGCTGCCCCTTCCGACCTGCATCATTGTCTACACCGACGGCTCCTGCCAACCGAACCCCGGACGGGGCGGCTATGCGGCCATCCTGTGCCGCTACCGTGATGGCCGAGAGATCAAGCGCGCACATATCTACGGCTGCAAGCAACAGACGACCAACAACGAGATGGAGATGCGCGCAGCGGTCGAGGCGCTCAAGTTGATCCGGAAAGGCGAGAAAATGCCCGCCTTCATCCGCAGCGATAGCAAGTATCTGATCGACGGCAAGAACGAGTGGTTGCCCGGCTGGATCACCAAGGGCTGGCGCAAAGCTGACGGCAAGGAACCCGAAAACGTCGCGCTTTGGAGAGAGATCGTTGAGCTGTGCGATGGCCTCGACGTCACTTTCGAGTGGGTGCGCGGCCATTCCGACGACCGGATGAACGCCGAAGCCGACCAGCTTGCCGCGAAGGGGCGGGCGCAACGAAAACCGCGTGTGATCGAAGTAATGGAAGGAGAACTGGCATGA
- a CDS encoding homoserine O-succinyltransferase, which produces MPITLPATLPAFDILSQEGVMVMTPERAARQEIRPLRIGLLNLMPKKIQTENQFARLIGATPIQIDFQLIRMTAHQTKNTAAEHMAEFYRPFAEIEASGEKFDGLIVTGAPIEHLAFEDVTYWDELQRVFDWTQSHVFSTFGVCWGGMAMAYHFHGVAKHLLDAKAFGCFRHRNLAPTSPYLRGFSDDVLVPVSRWTEMKQDELDRAGLRTLIAGDDTGPCLVEDPCHRALYVFNHFEYDSTTLKDEYDRDVAAGKPINVPANYYPDDDPSQPPMNRWRSHAHLLYGNWVNAIYQDTPYDLAKIGS; this is translated from the coding sequence ATGCCCATCACCCTGCCTGCCACGCTGCCCGCCTTCGACATCCTGTCGCAGGAAGGCGTGATGGTGATGACGCCCGAACGCGCGGCGCGGCAGGAAATCCGGCCGCTGCGGATCGGGCTTCTCAATCTGATGCCGAAGAAGATCCAGACCGAAAACCAGTTCGCCCGGCTGATCGGCGCGACGCCGATCCAGATCGACTTCCAGCTGATCCGGATGACCGCGCATCAGACGAAGAACACCGCCGCCGAGCATATGGCCGAATTCTACCGCCCCTTCGCCGAGATCGAGGCCTCGGGCGAGAAGTTCGACGGGCTGATCGTCACCGGCGCCCCGATCGAGCATCTGGCCTTCGAGGACGTGACCTATTGGGACGAGCTGCAGCGCGTCTTCGACTGGACGCAAAGCCATGTGTTTTCGACCTTCGGCGTGTGCTGGGGGGGGATGGCGATGGCCTATCACTTCCACGGCGTGGCGAAGCACCTGCTGGACGCCAAGGCCTTCGGCTGCTTCCGCCACCGCAATCTGGCGCCGACCTCGCCCTATCTGCGCGGCTTTTCCGATGACGTGCTGGTGCCGGTGAGCCGCTGGACCGAGATGAAGCAGGACGAGTTGGACCGGGCGGGGCTGCGCACGCTGATCGCGGGCGACGACACCGGCCCCTGTCTGGTCGAGGACCCCTGTCACCGCGCGCTTTATGTGTTCAACCATTTCGAATATGACAGCACGACGCTGAAGGACGAATACGACCGCGACGTGGCGGCGGGCAAGCCGATCAACGTGCCCGCGAATTACTACCCCGACGACGACCCGTCGCAGCCGCCGATGAATCGCTGGCGCAGCCATGCGCATCTGCTTTACGGCAACTGGGTGAATGCGATCTATCAGGACACGCCCTACGATCTGGCAAAGATCGGCAGCTGA
- a CDS encoding DUF6538 domain-containing protein: MGLKMPAPVLIGSTYYLRVHVPADVAPKVRGKSVSVPVAGMSCVVRVNGPVKVSLRTKEAKEAKARFAVAHAALEAHWEAVRNGPRALTHKQSLALAGALRAFWIDAFDEDPGSPKRWQNVQEVNAAAKAGRLSLPLIGKDAQLEASLNARFGPIVDAFLAHKGILLAPESRLPLLRHVVDAMDDAAKVTEAKAMGDYSQQGKAALYPALDLPVAKPSPKSAPPSPKLTFSGVIDAWVAAKARGRNAAPVRPDTERKYRRECAEFVAFRGSDDMTTVTAREAEAWLNAMLSEAKLSNNSIRQRLQNIRSVVEHGRRQSLGELFPMGNPLEFVQLPEAAPVASDLRTLTLAEAEAILRAARAETRPELRWLPWLCAYSGARVNEVAQLTPGDFFQVGEDWFYRLTTMGGKTLKNRHSERRVPVHPDLVAEGLIVFVESRRDRPEERLFPRRSQGNVATWVREKVGLTRPELAPSHGWRHLFEDKALVAGMLDAARLYLTGRSGGGSAAGYGKSEVMLPGLAAEMRKVEGILHRL, encoded by the coding sequence ATGGGACTCAAAATGCCAGCCCCGGTTCTGATCGGTTCGACCTACTATCTGCGCGTCCATGTGCCCGCCGACGTGGCCCCGAAGGTGCGCGGCAAGAGCGTCTCGGTGCCGGTGGCTGGAATGTCCTGCGTGGTGCGGGTCAACGGCCCGGTGAAGGTATCGCTGCGCACCAAGGAGGCGAAGGAGGCCAAGGCCCGCTTTGCCGTCGCCCATGCCGCGCTGGAGGCGCATTGGGAGGCTGTCCGCAATGGGCCACGAGCGCTGACGCACAAGCAAAGTCTAGCCCTTGCCGGGGCGCTCCGGGCGTTCTGGATCGATGCCTTCGATGAAGACCCGGGAAGCCCCAAACGCTGGCAGAACGTGCAGGAAGTAAATGCCGCAGCCAAGGCCGGGCGACTGTCACTGCCCCTGATCGGCAAGGACGCGCAGCTTGAGGCCAGCCTGAACGCCCGCTTTGGCCCTATCGTGGATGCGTTCCTCGCGCACAAGGGCATTCTGCTTGCGCCCGAGTCGCGGCTGCCATTGTTGCGCCACGTCGTCGATGCGATGGACGACGCGGCGAAGGTGACCGAAGCGAAGGCGATGGGCGATTATTCCCAGCAGGGCAAGGCGGCACTCTACCCAGCGCTTGACCTTCCCGTTGCCAAGCCCTCGCCAAAGTCGGCGCCACCGTCGCCCAAGCTGACCTTCTCCGGCGTCATTGATGCATGGGTTGCGGCCAAGGCGCGGGGAAGAAATGCGGCCCCCGTACGCCCGGACACGGAACGCAAGTACCGCCGGGAATGCGCCGAGTTCGTCGCCTTCCGCGGCTCCGACGATATGACCACCGTCACCGCCCGCGAAGCCGAGGCGTGGCTGAATGCGATGCTGAGCGAGGCGAAACTGTCGAACAATTCGATCCGCCAGCGGTTGCAAAATATCCGCTCGGTGGTCGAACACGGGCGGCGGCAAAGCCTTGGCGAGTTGTTCCCGATGGGCAACCCGCTGGAGTTCGTGCAATTGCCCGAGGCGGCCCCGGTGGCGAGCGATCTGCGCACCCTGACGCTGGCCGAGGCAGAAGCAATCCTGCGCGCCGCCCGCGCCGAAACCCGGCCGGAACTGCGCTGGCTGCCGTGGCTCTGCGCCTATTCTGGCGCGCGGGTCAACGAGGTGGCGCAGCTGACGCCCGGAGACTTCTTCCAAGTCGGCGAAGACTGGTTCTATCGGCTCACGACGATGGGCGGCAAGACGCTGAAGAACCGGCACAGCGAGCGCCGAGTGCCTGTTCACCCCGATCTGGTCGCCGAGGGGCTGATCGTCTTTGTCGAGAGCCGCAGGGATCGCCCGGAGGAACGCCTGTTCCCGCGCCGGTCACAGGGGAACGTGGCAACATGGGTGCGCGAGAAAGTCGGCCTGACGCGCCCCGAACTCGCCCCGAGCCACGGCTGGCGCCACCTCTTCGAAGACAAGGCGCTGGTCGCCGGAATGCTGGACGCCGCCCGGCTCTATCTGACCGGGAGATCTGGGGGCGGCTCCGCTGCCGGGTATGGAAAGAGCGAGGTCATGCTGCCAGGGCTGGCGGCCGAGATGCGGAAGGTGGAAGGAATTCTGCATCGCCTATAG
- the hsdR gene encoding EcoAI/FtnUII family type I restriction enzme subunit R, producing MFENETEADTRANRIDPVLVASGWTTVPGAKIRREFSITPGRILPGGNKAPSLSADYVLTYRDQILAVIEAKRAGLAHTTGLAQAKDYAGRLKARLCYATNGLGWYEADMSSGAEGNVVPFPTPDALWDRCFGEVSLWRDRFGEVPFEVAGGKWQLRYYQHHAINAVLEAVGQGDKRILLTLATGTGKTSIAFQIAWKLFHARWNLSGEPKRRPRVLFLADRNILADQAYNAFSAFPADAITRIDPDTIRKRGKVPKNASIFFTIFQTFMTGDGQPSYEGYAPDFFDFIIIDECHRGGANDEGNWRGILEYFAPAVQLGLTATPKRKHNADTYAYFGDPVFVYSLREGIEDGFLTPFKVRQMASTLDEYVWDGTDEIVAGEIDKDRYTEADFNTKIVIDERERSRVAEFMAQIDQRQKTLVFCATQDHALRVRDHINQIKVSTSPNYCHRVTADDGKLGEQHLRDFQDNDKIVPTILTTSQKLSTGVDARNVRNIVLMRPIRSMIEFKQIIGRGTRTYDGKDYFTIYDFVRAHEHFNDPEWDGEPLPPESDPPGPKVPKPDPTDPPAPPPEGGGEVEPKVKLEIKLADGKARKILYIGSTTYWGPDGKPMSAQEFLDRLFGDLVALVVDEDDLRRQWSDPERREHFIAVLEQRGYDADKMADMRRLIDAPDSDLFDVLAYIRFTVPPKTRSERAEAARTEGLAEADAKMKEFLLGILQAYEAHGEGELAVGKLGNFLVSRYGSVADAKAVLGDVLTIREAFIKVQRNLYRQ from the coding sequence ATGTTTGAGAACGAGACCGAAGCCGACACCCGTGCCAACCGGATCGATCCGGTCCTTGTGGCGTCGGGGTGGACGACGGTTCCCGGGGCGAAAATCCGGCGAGAGTTTTCGATCACCCCGGGGCGCATCCTGCCCGGCGGCAACAAAGCTCCAAGCCTTTCCGCTGATTATGTCCTGACCTATCGGGATCAGATTCTGGCGGTGATCGAAGCGAAACGGGCGGGGCTGGCGCATACCACCGGGCTGGCTCAGGCAAAGGATTACGCCGGGCGGCTGAAAGCCCGGCTTTGCTATGCCACGAACGGGCTGGGCTGGTATGAAGCCGACATGTCCAGCGGGGCAGAGGGCAATGTGGTGCCCTTTCCCACGCCCGATGCGCTCTGGGATCGGTGTTTCGGCGAGGTGAGCCTGTGGCGGGACCGCTTTGGCGAGGTACCCTTCGAGGTGGCGGGCGGCAAGTGGCAGTTGCGCTATTACCAGCACCACGCCATCAACGCCGTGCTGGAGGCGGTGGGACAGGGCGACAAGCGCATCCTGCTGACGCTGGCAACGGGCACGGGCAAGACCTCGATCGCCTTTCAGATCGCATGGAAACTGTTTCACGCCCGCTGGAACCTGTCAGGCGAGCCGAAGCGCCGCCCCCGGGTGCTGTTTCTGGCGGATCGCAACATTCTGGCGGATCAGGCTTACAATGCTTTTTCCGCCTTTCCGGCGGATGCGATCACCCGCATCGACCCCGACACGATCCGCAAGCGGGGCAAGGTGCCGAAGAACGCCTCGATCTTCTTCACGATCTTTCAGACATTCATGACCGGCGACGGTCAGCCCAGTTATGAGGGCTATGCGCCGGATTTCTTCGACTTCATCATCATCGACGAATGCCACCGGGGCGGGGCGAATGACGAGGGCAACTGGCGGGGCATTCTGGAGTATTTCGCCCCCGCCGTGCAGTTGGGGCTGACCGCCACGCCGAAGCGCAAGCATAACGCCGACACCTATGCCTATTTCGGCGATCCGGTTTTCGTCTACTCGCTGCGGGAGGGGATCGAGGACGGCTTCCTGACGCCGTTCAAGGTGCGCCAGATGGCAAGCACGCTGGACGAATATGTCTGGGATGGCACCGACGAGATCGTGGCGGGCGAGATCGACAAGGACCGCTACACCGAAGCCGATTTCAACACCAAGATCGTGATCGACGAGCGAGAGCGCAGCCGGGTTGCCGAGTTCATGGCGCAGATCGATCAGCGGCAGAAAACCTTGGTTTTTTGCGCCACGCAGGACCATGCGCTGCGGGTGCGGGACCACATCAACCAGATCAAGGTGAGCACCAGCCCGAACTATTGCCACCGAGTCACCGCCGATGATGGCAAGTTGGGCGAGCAGCACCTGCGGGATTTTCAGGACAACGACAAGATTGTGCCGACGATCCTGACCACCTCGCAGAAACTCTCGACCGGCGTCGATGCCCGGAATGTGCGCAACATCGTGCTGATGCGCCCGATCCGCTCGATGATCGAGTTCAAGCAGATCATCGGACGGGGAACCCGGACCTATGACGGCAAGGACTATTTCACGATCTACGATTTCGTGCGGGCGCACGAGCATTTCAACGACCCGGAGTGGGATGGCGAACCGCTGCCACCCGAGAGTGATCCGCCGGGACCGAAGGTGCCCAAGCCCGATCCGACAGACCCGCCCGCACCGCCCCCGGAAGGCGGGGGTGAGGTCGAGCCGAAGGTGAAACTGGAAATCAAACTGGCGGACGGCAAGGCTCGCAAGATCCTCTACATCGGTTCGACGACCTATTGGGGACCGGACGGCAAGCCGATGTCGGCGCAAGAGTTCCTTGATCGGCTGTTCGGCGATCTGGTGGCGCTGGTGGTGGACGAGGACGATCTGCGCCGCCAGTGGAGCGACCCCGAGCGCCGGGAACATTTCATCGCCGTGCTGGAGCAGCGGGGCTATGACGCCGACAAGATGGCGGACATGCGCCGCCTGATCGACGCCCCCGACAGCGATCTGTTCGATGTGCTTGCCTATATCCGGTTCACGGTGCCGCCCAAGACCCGCTCCGAACGAGCCGAAGCCGCCCGCACCGAGGGGCTTGCTGAGGCAGATGCCAAGATGAAGGAGTTCCTGCTAGGCATCCTGCAAGCCTACGAGGCGCATGGCGAGGGCGAACTGGCGGTGGGCAAGTTGGGCAACTTCCTTGTTAGCCGCTACGGTTCCGTTGCGGATGCGAAAGCCGTTCTTGGTGATGTGCTGACGATTCGTGAGGCTTTCATAAAAGTGCAGCGCAATCTCTATCGGCAGTGA
- a CDS encoding restriction endonuclease subunit S codes for MKAGWQVKPLHSLALTITDGNWVETKDQSDSGIRLIQTGNIGTGFFKNRCEKSRYIDDATFERLRCTEVFPGDCLVSRLPDPVGRSCIIPDTGEKMITAVDCTIIRFDRDVLLPEFFIYFSMSQSYLTAVADACTGTTRQRISRTNLGKLPIPLPPLDEQKRIIAILDETFEGLDRARANAEANLADARELFEATLREELEKNSTDWRECSLSDIGQTVTGSTPRTSETGNTGTFIPFIKPGDFLPDGRLNYESEGLSEKGAASSRILPPGSALMVCIGATIGKAGFSDRSIATNQQINALVPSVGICGEFVYLQMLSKSFQREVIQNAGQATLPIINKSKWSALKVRMPHDLSRQEAVTAKMREARNHVSSLEKHFTTTLADLTSLRQSLLQKAFSGELG; via the coding sequence GTGAAGGCGGGATGGCAGGTCAAGCCGCTCCACTCGCTGGCTTTGACGATTACTGATGGCAACTGGGTTGAGACTAAAGACCAGTCTGATTCCGGCATTCGCCTCATACAGACGGGAAATATTGGCACGGGCTTTTTCAAAAATAGATGTGAAAAATCTCGATATATTGATGATGCAACATTCGAGCGCCTTAGGTGCACAGAAGTGTTTCCCGGAGACTGCCTTGTTTCACGGCTCCCTGATCCGGTCGGGCGTTCCTGCATTATTCCCGACACTGGCGAAAAGATGATCACTGCGGTGGACTGCACTATCATTCGCTTTGATCGAGATGTTTTACTTCCCGAGTTTTTCATATATTTTTCGATGTCGCAGAGTTATCTGACTGCTGTCGCTGATGCTTGCACAGGCACGACTCGACAGAGGATCAGCCGAACAAATCTTGGCAAACTCCCCATCCCCCTCCCACCTCTGGACGAACAGAAACGGATCATTGCGATTCTGGATGAAACCTTCGAGGGGCTCGACCGTGCCCGTGCCAACGCCGAGGCCAACCTCGCCGATGCAAGGGAGTTGTTCGAGGCGACTTTGCGAGAGGAACTGGAAAAAAACTCTACCGATTGGCGAGAATGTTCTTTGTCCGATATTGGACAAACCGTTACCGGCTCAACACCCCGAACTTCCGAAACCGGCAACACTGGCACCTTCATTCCTTTTATAAAGCCGGGAGACTTTCTTCCCGATGGGCGACTGAACTATGAAAGTGAAGGTCTAAGCGAAAAGGGAGCGGCGTCCTCTCGGATTTTGCCTCCGGGGAGTGCCTTGATGGTTTGCATTGGCGCAACCATCGGGAAAGCGGGATTCTCGGATCGAAGTATTGCCACCAACCAGCAAATAAATGCTCTCGTTCCAAGTGTCGGTATTTGCGGAGAGTTCGTCTATCTGCAAATGCTGAGCAAGTCTTTCCAGAGGGAAGTTATTCAAAATGCTGGTCAGGCAACATTGCCCATCATAAACAAATCCAAGTGGAGTGCACTAAAGGTGCGGATGCCGCACGACTTGTCCCGACAAGAAGCCGTCACAGCGAAGATGCGAGAGGCTCGGAACCATGTGTCTTCTCTCGAGAAGCATTTCACCACGACCCTTGCCGACCTCACCTCCCTGCGGCAATCCCTTCTGCAAAAAGCCTTTTCAGGCGAGTTGGGCTGA